A genome region from Methylobacterium sp. FF17 includes the following:
- a CDS encoding ABC transporter substrate-binding protein: MPTRVLPPLTRRLALGACLLLGLPLADPARAAEPIRIGLVTALSGQSAKSGEAISRGIGLAIDEINAGGGVLGRPLELVARDDEANPSKGVLAARELIQRVGVVALVGGLDTPVSMALVPIANQMKVPFLGPWAAGTGITRNGAADNYAFRVSAVDALVDEALVAYAVKTHGAKKPGMILVNNAWGESNQQGLTAALKSAGLPAAGIEKYEAADLDMVPQLTRLREAGADTLFLVGNVGPSAQVVKSLDRMGWSVPVVSHWGPAGGRFDELASPGAARVHFIQTFTFAGNTSPKALAVLDALKAKYPAIKSMADVTPAVGIANAYDATHLLALAIKAAGSTNGPEVRDGFYKVATYPGLIKTYDAPFAPGRHDALGPQDYVFTRFQNGEIVAVAN; the protein is encoded by the coding sequence ATGCCCACCCGCGTCCTGCCGCCACTCACCCGCCGCCTCGCCCTGGGCGCCTGCCTGCTCCTCGGCCTGCCGCTGGCGGACCCGGCCCGCGCCGCGGAGCCGATCCGGATCGGCCTCGTCACGGCGCTGAGCGGACAGTCGGCGAAATCCGGCGAGGCGATCTCGCGGGGCATCGGCCTCGCGATCGACGAGATCAATGCCGGGGGCGGCGTCCTCGGGCGGCCCCTCGAACTCGTGGCGCGCGACGACGAGGCCAACCCGTCGAAGGGCGTGCTCGCCGCCCGCGAACTCATCCAGCGCGTCGGCGTCGTCGCCCTGGTGGGCGGGCTCGACACGCCGGTCTCCATGGCGCTGGTGCCCATCGCCAACCAGATGAAGGTGCCGTTCCTCGGGCCCTGGGCCGCCGGCACCGGCATCACCCGCAACGGGGCCGCCGACAACTACGCGTTCCGGGTCTCGGCGGTCGACGCCCTCGTGGACGAGGCTCTGGTGGCCTACGCGGTGAAGACCCACGGGGCGAAGAAGCCGGGGATGATCCTCGTCAACAACGCCTGGGGCGAGTCGAACCAGCAGGGCCTCACGGCGGCCTTGAAGAGCGCCGGCCTGCCCGCCGCCGGCATCGAGAAGTACGAGGCCGCCGACCTCGACATGGTGCCCCAGCTCACCCGCCTGCGGGAGGCCGGCGCCGACACCCTGTTCCTCGTGGGCAATGTCGGCCCCTCGGCCCAGGTGGTGAAATCCCTCGACCGGATGGGCTGGAGCGTGCCCGTGGTTTCGCATTGGGGCCCGGCGGGCGGACGCTTCGACGAGCTCGCCAGCCCGGGCGCGGCCCGGGTCCACTTCATCCAGACCTTCACCTTCGCGGGCAACACGAGCCCGAAGGCGCTCGCCGTCCTCGACGCGCTCAAGGCGAAGTACCCGGCCATCAAGTCCATGGCCGACGTGACCCCGGCGGTCGGCATCGCCAACGCCTACGACGCCACGCACCTGCTGGCGCTGGCGATCAAGGCCGCCGGTTCCACCAACGGGCCGGAAGTGCGCGACGGCTTCTACAAGGTCGCGACCTATCCGGGCCTGATCAAGACCTACGACGCGCCCTTCGCGCCGGGCCGGCACGACGCCCTGGGGCCGCAGGACTACGTCTTCACCCGCTTCCAGAACGGCGAGATCGTCGCCGTGGCGAACTGA
- a CDS encoding branched-chain amino acid ABC transporter permease, whose translation MLTGTLITGLGLGSMYGLVALGFHITFAVSGTVNFAQGSAVTLGAVLGYALGVTLGWPMPVAILGALTGCALLGLVVERLLVRPFVEKGSDAWLLATVAGGIVLDNAMLFTFGKEPRSLPSALAVKPIEILGTGIYPLQLLIPVVGLGVAIAIRTLFRRTDLGRVLLAVAQNADSARLMGIDVRRTVAYAFALSALLAGAAGLLIAPLFSVSAEMGALFGIKAFAVAILGGIGSATGVVLAGLLYGVLEAGVTATLGSTYTQLVVFSVIILALALRPDGLLGRAAINKV comes from the coding sequence ATGCTCACCGGCACCCTCATCACCGGCCTCGGCCTCGGCAGCATGTACGGGCTGGTGGCGCTCGGCTTCCACATCACCTTCGCGGTCTCGGGCACCGTGAACTTCGCGCAGGGCAGCGCCGTCACCCTCGGGGCGGTGCTGGGCTACGCCCTCGGCGTCACCCTCGGCTGGCCGATGCCGGTGGCGATTCTCGGCGCGCTCACCGGTTGCGCGCTCCTCGGCCTCGTCGTCGAGCGCCTGCTGGTGCGCCCCTTCGTGGAGAAGGGCTCCGATGCCTGGCTGCTCGCCACCGTGGCGGGCGGCATCGTCCTCGACAACGCGATGCTGTTCACCTTCGGGAAGGAGCCGCGCAGCCTGCCCTCCGCGCTCGCGGTGAAGCCCATCGAGATCCTGGGCACCGGCATCTACCCGCTCCAGCTCCTCATCCCCGTGGTGGGGCTCGGCGTGGCGATCGCGATCCGGACCCTGTTCCGGCGCACCGACCTCGGCCGGGTGCTGCTGGCCGTGGCGCAGAACGCGGATTCCGCCCGGCTGATGGGCATCGATGTCCGCCGCACGGTGGCCTACGCCTTCGCGCTCTCGGCCCTGCTCGCGGGGGCGGCGGGCCTCCTCATCGCGCCGCTCTTCTCGGTCTCGGCCGAGATGGGGGCCCTGTTCGGGATCAAGGCCTTCGCGGTGGCGATCCTCGGCGGCATCGGCTCGGCCACGGGCGTGGTGCTGGCCGGCCTGCTCTACGGCGTCCTGGAGGCCGGCGTCACCGCGACCCTCGGCTCCACCTACACGCAGCTCGTCGTGTTCTCGGTCATCATCCTGGCGCTGGCCCTGCGGCCGGACGGGCTGCTCGGCCGCGCCGCGATCAACAAGGTCTGA
- a CDS encoding branched-chain amino acid ABC transporter ATP-binding protein/permease yields MHAFHGRAAMPLAILALTLAGLGLVGATGGYSHFVIALVALTTVAGTGLNILLGLTGLISFGHAGFYAVGAYASAILTGAGLSFWLALPVAGLLSGLVGAALAVPAMRVKGPYLAMVTIAFGFIIEHALIEGGALTGGQNGLVVTAGPSLFGYALVERDLAILAVLGAGASLYGFHRLAQSRLGRAMRAVRDADVAAASLGFDPVRVKTLAFALSAALTGLAGAVLPPLMLFIAPSSFPFSQSILFVLSVVVGGAGTVLGPLLGALVTVLLPETLAGLAEYRLLFFGLATLVVLWLVPSGLVGSLARLLPRRPGAAPRPATDLSVLLGQRGGEALVVEGIGISFGGIRAAEGVSVRAEAGAVTTLIGPNGAGKTTVLNMVSGFYRPQAGAIRLGDRNLAGAPAHVIARAGIARTYQTTRLFGSLSVLDNVALAIAPGRLGRRSGVADPAAAAALLAFVGYDGDGDRPASELPHVDRRLVEIARALAGRPRVLLLDEPAAGLTRADTDRLSGLLRRIAGQGIAVVLVEHDMPLVMGVSDHILVMDAGRPIAQGAPAAIRRDPAVIRAYLGGADTPARPRAAPWQGAADAVLSTQRLTAGYGAAPVLDAVSLEVRPGETVALLGANGAGKSTAMRALAGLLRPVAGDIVLEDRAIAGLPAHAIARLGLALVPEGRGVFPELTVIENIRLGAHGRAAPIDPAEIEALLTRFPRLRDRATSRAGLLSGGEQQMLAIARGMMARPRILLLDEPSLGLAPAMINALYAVVADLRDQGVTILIVDQMAALALTVADRGYVLEQGRVVTAGTAAELAADKGLEAAYLGAA; encoded by the coding sequence ATGCACGCGTTCCACGGGCGGGCCGCGATGCCCCTCGCCATCCTGGCGCTCACGCTGGCGGGGCTCGGCCTCGTCGGCGCGACGGGCGGCTACAGCCACTTCGTCATCGCGCTGGTGGCGCTGACCACCGTGGCGGGGACCGGGCTCAACATCCTCCTCGGCCTCACCGGGCTGATCTCCTTCGGCCATGCGGGCTTCTACGCCGTCGGCGCCTATGCGAGCGCGATCCTCACCGGGGCGGGCCTGAGCTTCTGGCTCGCCCTGCCGGTCGCCGGCCTGCTCTCGGGGCTCGTCGGGGCCGCGCTCGCGGTGCCGGCCATGCGCGTGAAGGGGCCCTACCTCGCCATGGTCACGATCGCGTTCGGCTTCATCATCGAGCACGCGCTGATCGAGGGCGGGGCGCTCACCGGCGGCCAGAACGGCCTCGTCGTCACCGCCGGGCCGAGCCTGTTCGGCTACGCCCTGGTCGAACGCGACCTCGCGATCCTCGCCGTGCTCGGCGCGGGCGCGAGCCTCTACGGCTTCCACCGCCTCGCCCAGAGCCGCCTCGGCCGGGCGATGCGGGCCGTACGCGACGCGGATGTCGCCGCCGCCTCCCTCGGCTTCGATCCGGTGCGGGTGAAGACACTGGCCTTCGCGCTCTCGGCGGCGCTGACGGGGCTGGCCGGGGCGGTGCTGCCGCCCCTGATGCTGTTCATCGCGCCGAGCTCGTTCCCGTTCTCGCAATCGATCCTGTTCGTGCTCTCGGTGGTGGTGGGCGGCGCCGGCACGGTGCTCGGGCCGCTGCTGGGCGCCCTCGTCACCGTGCTCCTGCCCGAGACCCTGGCGGGCCTCGCCGAATACCGGCTGCTCTTCTTCGGGCTCGCGACCCTGGTGGTGCTCTGGCTGGTGCCCTCGGGCCTCGTGGGCAGCCTGGCCCGGCTGCTTCCCCGTCGCCCCGGCGCCGCGCCCCGGCCCGCCACGGACCTCTCGGTCCTGCTGGGGCAGCGCGGCGGCGAGGCCCTGGTGGTCGAGGGCATCGGCATCAGCTTCGGCGGCATCCGCGCGGCCGAGGGCGTCTCGGTCAGGGCCGAGGCCGGGGCGGTGACGACCCTCATCGGCCCCAACGGCGCCGGCAAGACCACGGTGCTCAACATGGTCTCGGGCTTCTACCGGCCGCAGGCCGGCGCGATCCGCCTCGGGGACCGCAACCTCGCCGGCGCCCCGGCCCACGTCATCGCGCGGGCCGGCATCGCCCGCACCTACCAGACCACGCGCCTGTTCGGGTCGCTCAGCGTCCTCGACAACGTCGCCCTCGCGATCGCGCCGGGCCGCCTCGGGCGCCGCTCCGGCGTCGCGGACCCGGCCGCGGCCGCCGCCCTCCTCGCCTTCGTGGGCTATGACGGCGACGGGGACCGGCCGGCCTCGGAACTGCCCCATGTGGACCGCCGCCTCGTGGAGATCGCCCGCGCCCTCGCCGGCCGCCCCCGCGTGCTGCTGCTGGACGAGCCCGCCGCCGGCCTCACCCGCGCCGACACCGACCGCCTGAGCGGCCTCCTGCGCCGGATCGCCGGCCAGGGCATCGCCGTGGTGCTGGTCGAGCACGACATGCCCCTGGTGATGGGCGTCTCCGACCATATCCTGGTGATGGATGCGGGCCGGCCGATCGCCCAGGGGGCGCCCGCCGCCATCCGCCGCGACCCGGCGGTGATCCGCGCCTATCTCGGCGGGGCCGACACGCCCGCGCGCCCCCGCGCCGCGCCCTGGCAGGGGGCCGCCGACGCGGTGCTCTCGACCCAGCGCCTCACCGCCGGCTACGGCGCCGCCCCCGTCCTCGACGCCGTCTCCCTCGAGGTGCGCCCCGGCGAGACCGTGGCCCTCCTCGGCGCGAACGGGGCCGGCAAGTCCACCGCCATGCGGGCGCTGGCCGGGCTGCTGCGCCCGGTGGCGGGTGACATCGTGCTGGAGGACCGCGCCATCGCGGGGCTGCCGGCCCATGCCATCGCCCGGCTCGGCCTCGCTCTGGTGCCGGAAGGCCGGGGGGTGTTTCCCGAGCTCACCGTCATCGAGAACATCCGGCTCGGCGCCCATGGCCGCGCGGCGCCCATCGACCCGGCCGAGATCGAGGCCCTGCTCACCCGGTTCCCGCGCCTGCGCGACCGCGCGACGAGCCGGGCCGGCCTGCTCTCGGGGGGCGAACAGCAGATGCTCGCCATCGCGCGCGGGATGATGGCGCGACCGCGCATCCTCCTCCTCGACGAGCCGTCCCTGGGGCTGGCCCCGGCGATGATCAACGCCCTCTACGCCGTGGTGGCGGACCTGCGCGACCAGGGCGTCACCATCCTCATCGTCGACCAGATGGCGGCCCTGGCGCTGACGGTCGCCGACCGGGGCTACGTGCTGGAGCAGGGACGCGTCGTCACCGCCGGCACGGCCGCCGAACTCGCCGCCGACAAGGGACTGGAGGCGGCCTATCTCGGCGCCGCCTGA
- a CDS encoding 3'-5' exonuclease family protein — protein sequence MLRPSERVPVSRVAFLDFEASSLGKASYPVEVAWVLADGTGESFLIRPAPAWTDWAPGAEAVHGIPRERLVREGVPHDWVALHMLTTLREVGLYASAPSWDGRWLSRLLRAGGLPRHALRLKATADAQRRVILDVLTAGGLAPERRDAVAGRLMTALRQEAKDDPAPEHRALSDARREWRRWGQARALAEAVLREGAPEPDGDQAAPR from the coding sequence GTGCTGCGTCCGTCCGAGCGCGTGCCGGTGAGCCGCGTCGCCTTCCTCGACTTCGAGGCCTCGTCCCTCGGCAAGGCCAGCTACCCGGTCGAGGTCGCGTGGGTGCTGGCGGACGGCACCGGCGAGAGCTTCCTGATCCGGCCGGCCCCCGCCTGGACCGACTGGGCGCCGGGCGCCGAGGCGGTCCACGGCATCCCGCGCGAGCGCCTCGTCCGGGAGGGCGTGCCGCACGACTGGGTGGCCCTGCACATGCTCACGACCCTGCGCGAGGTTGGGCTCTACGCCTCGGCGCCCTCCTGGGACGGCCGCTGGCTGAGCCGGCTCCTGCGCGCGGGCGGCCTGCCCCGGCACGCCCTGCGCCTGAAGGCGACGGCGGATGCGCAGCGCCGGGTCATCCTCGACGTCCTGACGGCCGGCGGGCTGGCGCCGGAGCGGCGCGACGCGGTCGCGGGCCGGCTGATGACGGCCCTGCGCCAGGAGGCGAAGGACGATCCCGCCCCCGAGCACCGGGCCCTGTCGGATGCAAGGCGCGAGTGGCGGCGCTGGGGGCAGGCCCGCGCGCTCGCCGAAGCGGTTTTGCGCGAGGGCGCTCCCGAGCCGGACGGCGATCAGGCGGCGCCGAGATAG
- a CDS encoding phosphatase PAP2 family protein, whose amino-acid sequence MSDATPISLPRRGERTGIIRTPFPARWAAAAPSLPLALAAPHPGFWALALAIALLDAVWLARAGIALAPFGFAVSAGLVAVLLGLAVLFGPVKSEPSLRAMALASAALIAITLPIAVLHYLTATWALPLADARLAGIEAALGFDWPGYLRFLEAHPDLARGLALAYHTSGPQVGLVVIVLAATRRLGRLWAFVRMFGVLLLAVVGIAALVPAAGPFAHYGVTAFAPGSLETMGALWHLDALEHLRAGTLRTLALGDIRGLVTFPSFHVCLAALTAWALAPVPVLGPLVIALNALVMVATLGAGGHYLPDLLAGGALSLLVIGGRDVLRRRARRSAELPARAPRYPV is encoded by the coding sequence GTGAGCGACGCAACACCGATCTCCCTGCCCAGGCGCGGGGAGCGCACCGGGATCATCCGGACTCCCTTCCCGGCCCGATGGGCCGCCGCCGCCCCATCCCTCCCGCTCGCTCTTGCCGCGCCGCATCCCGGATTCTGGGCCCTGGCGCTGGCGATCGCCCTCCTCGACGCCGTCTGGCTGGCGCGGGCCGGCATCGCCCTGGCCCCGTTCGGGTTCGCGGTCTCGGCCGGCCTCGTGGCGGTCCTGCTGGGGCTCGCCGTGCTGTTCGGGCCCGTGAAGTCGGAGCCGAGCCTGCGGGCCATGGCGCTCGCGAGCGCGGCGCTGATCGCGATCACCCTGCCCATCGCGGTGCTGCACTACCTCACCGCCACCTGGGCCCTGCCGCTGGCCGATGCGCGGCTCGCCGGCATCGAGGCCGCCCTCGGCTTCGACTGGCCCGGCTATCTGCGGTTCCTGGAGGCGCATCCGGATCTCGCCCGGGGGCTGGCGCTCGCCTATCACACGAGCGGGCCGCAGGTCGGCCTCGTGGTGATCGTGCTCGCCGCCACGCGCCGCCTCGGCCGCCTCTGGGCCTTCGTTCGGATGTTCGGCGTCTTGCTCCTCGCGGTGGTGGGCATCGCCGCCCTGGTGCCGGCGGCCGGGCCCTTCGCGCATTACGGCGTGACGGCCTTCGCGCCGGGATCCCTCGAGACGATGGGCGCCCTCTGGCACCTCGACGCCCTGGAGCACCTGCGGGCTGGGACGCTGCGCACCCTGGCGCTCGGCGACATCCGGGGGCTCGTGACCTTCCCGTCCTTCCACGTCTGTCTCGCGGCCCTGACCGCCTGGGCCCTGGCGCCGGTCCCCGTCCTCGGCCCCCTGGTCATCGCCCTCAACGCCCTCGTCATGGTCGCGACCCTGGGGGCGGGGGGGCATTACCTGCCCGACCTCCTTGCGGGCGGTGCCCTCTCGCTCCTCGTCATCGGCGGACGCGACGTCCTGCGGCGCCGCGCCCGGCGCTCCGCTGAACTGCCCGCGCGCGCCCCGCGTTACCCTGTGTGA
- a CDS encoding protein adenylyltransferase SelO, translating into MTAAIPFAIPFTNTYARLPERFFAPVAPTPVAAPRLIRVNRDLAGLLGIDPDWLAGPEGVAVLAGNGVPEGAEPLAMAYAGHQFGNRVPQLGDGRAILLGEVIGRDGLRRDIQLKGSGPTPFSRRGDGRAALGPVLREYAVSEAMAALGIPTTRALAAVLTGETVQRETALPGGVLARVASSHIRVGTFQFFAMRGDVDGVRALADHVIGRHDPDLAQAENPYRALLTRVIERQADLVARWLLVGFIHGVMNTDNCAVSGETIDFGPCAFLDAYDPAAVFSAIDENGRYAYGNQPGILHWNLTRFAEALLPLLAPETEDGIAVAQDLLAAFGPRFEAAYYGGLRAKLGLATVRDEDLELAGALLQAMSANRADFTLTFRRLGDAALGPEGDAALRALFADPAAYDAWATRWRARLAAEPMDPAARRAAMNGVNPAFIPRNHRVEAVIEAAIARDDFAPFHELVTVLARPYDDQPAFAAYAEPPQAHERVLRTFCGT; encoded by the coding sequence ATGACAGCCGCCATCCCCTTCGCCATTCCCTTCACGAACACCTATGCGCGCCTGCCGGAGCGGTTCTTCGCGCCCGTCGCGCCGACGCCGGTGGCCGCGCCCCGGCTCATCCGCGTGAACCGCGATCTCGCCGGACTGCTCGGGATCGACCCCGACTGGCTCGCCGGTCCGGAGGGCGTCGCGGTGCTGGCGGGCAACGGGGTGCCCGAGGGCGCCGAGCCCCTGGCGATGGCCTATGCGGGGCACCAGTTCGGCAACCGCGTGCCCCAGCTCGGCGACGGCCGCGCGATCCTGCTCGGCGAGGTGATCGGCCGCGACGGGCTGCGCCGCGACATCCAGCTCAAGGGCTCCGGGCCGACGCCGTTCTCGCGGCGCGGCGACGGGCGCGCGGCCCTCGGCCCGGTCCTGCGCGAATACGCGGTCAGCGAGGCCATGGCGGCGCTCGGCATCCCCACCACCCGGGCGCTCGCGGCGGTGCTCACCGGCGAGACCGTCCAGCGCGAGACCGCCTTGCCCGGCGGCGTCCTGGCCCGGGTCGCCTCCAGCCACATCCGCGTCGGCACCTTCCAGTTCTTCGCCATGCGGGGCGATGTCGACGGCGTGCGCGCGCTGGCCGACCACGTCATCGGCCGGCACGACCCGGACCTCGCCCAGGCCGAGAACCCCTATCGCGCGCTCCTCACGCGGGTGATCGAGCGGCAGGCGGACCTCGTGGCGCGCTGGCTCCTCGTCGGCTTCATCCACGGGGTGATGAACACCGACAATTGCGCGGTGTCCGGCGAGACGATCGATTTCGGCCCCTGCGCCTTCCTCGACGCCTACGACCCGGCCGCCGTGTTCAGCGCCATCGACGAGAACGGCCGCTACGCCTACGGCAACCAGCCGGGCATCCTGCACTGGAACCTGACCCGCTTCGCCGAGGCCCTGCTGCCCCTGCTCGCACCCGAGACGGAGGACGGCATCGCGGTGGCGCAGGACCTCCTGGCCGCCTTCGGGCCGCGCTTCGAGGCGGCCTATTACGGGGGCCTGCGGGCGAAACTCGGCCTCGCCACGGTGCGGGACGAGGACTTGGAGCTTGCCGGCGCCCTGCTGCAGGCGATGAGCGCGAACCGCGCCGACTTCACCCTGACCTTCCGCCGGCTCGGCGACGCGGCGCTGGGCCCGGAGGGCGACGCCGCCCTGCGCGCCCTCTTCGCGGACCCGGCGGCCTACGATGCCTGGGCGACGCGCTGGCGCGCGCGCCTCGCCGCCGAACCCATGGATCCGGCCGCCCGCCGCGCCGCGATGAACGGCGTGAACCCGGCCTTCATCCCGCGCAACCACCGGGTCGAGGCCGTGATCGAGGCGGCGATCGCGCGGGACGACTTCGCGCCGTTCCACGAACTCGTGACGGTGCTGGCCCGGCCCTACGACGACCAGCCGGCCTTCGCCGCCTATGCCGAGCCGCCGCAGGCGCATGAGCGCGTCCTGCGCACCTTCTGCGGCACCTGA
- a CDS encoding DUF4267 domain-containing protein, producing MTGDAERPARGWRLAAILALAGLFAGLALLFVRAPSAGAVLFGLPAPEGGALAYVQAIGFRDGALALALAGLGWRAPRSAVALVLRVGLVIPACDFALVALSGPVAWPLALHLASGRVLLGLSLWLSSPAGGREPGARPGG from the coding sequence GTGACCGGCGACGCGGAGCGGCCGGCACGCGGGTGGCGCCTCGCGGCCATCCTGGCGCTCGCCGGACTCTTCGCGGGGCTGGCCCTGCTGTTCGTCCGGGCGCCGTCCGCCGGGGCGGTCCTCTTCGGGCTGCCCGCGCCGGAGGGCGGGGCGCTCGCCTATGTTCAGGCCATCGGGTTCCGCGACGGCGCGCTCGCGCTGGCCCTGGCGGGCCTCGGCTGGCGCGCGCCCCGCTCCGCCGTCGCCCTGGTCCTGCGGGTCGGCCTCGTCATTCCGGCCTGCGACTTCGCCCTCGTGGCCCTGTCGGGCCCTGTGGCCTGGCCCCTCGCGCTCCACCTCGCCAGCGGCCGCGTGCTCCTCGGGCTGTCGCTCTGGCTGAGCTCCCCGGCGGGCGGCCGCGAACCGGGCGCGCGGCCCGGAGGTTGA
- a CDS encoding adenylate/guanylate cyclase domain-containing protein: protein MRLPSRRPANGEDPALLRHLQKASGRRSLLLHLLIVLVLLVTAQGYDGSNHSAHHWVGLGIYALVSLGLGLADWRSAQRGGTERLTEWLAWAATLLNAGVALFLLVEHMLLGAVTTEETAAAVSRLPAFLLLLQTGLSMRAWHTAAFAGLVSLGWGGTILLAYLDPDSALLGPHVTLEEEVPGLLTFLAAGLVVIDGVRRLRSAVTTALRIEGERTRLARFVPDRVAGELAEAGGLGTVQSRHACLLGLDLRGFSAFSREHSQEEVVRALLDVRALTHVAVTAQGGIVDKYVGDGILAQFIVGRPQAQAHAALACARTIRDRLAVLNAERRGEGRPQLRITLALHAGEVLVGVFDDGHRAEFTVLGTPMNRLARIEARAKAANLTLAASDAVIHLLSPGIRSGLRLDGMPPSECRDTRDLTLYAVTWDDEADPAMAAAPAGPPPFLMP, encoded by the coding sequence ATGCGCCTGCCCTCGCGCCGCCCCGCGAACGGGGAGGATCCCGCCCTCCTGCGCCACCTGCAGAAGGCGTCGGGGCGCCGGTCCCTGCTCCTGCACCTGCTCATCGTCCTGGTGCTGCTCGTCACGGCCCAGGGCTACGACGGCTCGAACCACTCCGCCCACCACTGGGTCGGGCTCGGAATCTACGCCCTCGTCTCCCTCGGCCTCGGGCTCGCCGACTGGCGCTCCGCGCAGCGGGGCGGCACCGAGCGGCTGACGGAGTGGCTGGCCTGGGCCGCGACCCTGCTCAACGCGGGCGTCGCGCTGTTCCTGCTGGTCGAGCACATGCTCCTCGGCGCGGTGACGACGGAGGAGACCGCGGCGGCGGTGAGCCGCCTGCCGGCCTTCCTACTGCTGCTCCAGACCGGCCTGAGCATGCGGGCCTGGCACACGGCCGCGTTCGCCGGCCTGGTGAGCCTGGGCTGGGGCGGCACCATCCTGCTCGCCTACCTCGACCCGGACAGTGCCCTGCTCGGCCCCCACGTGACCCTCGAGGAGGAGGTGCCGGGCCTCCTCACCTTCCTGGCCGCGGGCCTCGTGGTCATCGACGGGGTCCGGCGCCTGCGGTCGGCGGTGACCACGGCGCTGCGGATCGAAGGGGAGCGCACGCGCCTCGCGCGCTTCGTGCCGGACCGGGTGGCGGGCGAACTCGCTGAGGCCGGCGGCCTCGGCACGGTGCAGTCGCGCCACGCCTGCCTGCTCGGCCTCGACCTGCGGGGATTCTCGGCCTTCTCGCGGGAGCATTCCCAGGAGGAGGTGGTGCGGGCGCTGCTCGACGTGCGCGCCCTGACCCATGTCGCCGTCACCGCGCAGGGCGGGATCGTCGACAAGTACGTGGGCGACGGCATCCTGGCGCAGTTCATCGTCGGGCGCCCGCAGGCACAGGCGCACGCCGCCCTCGCCTGCGCCCGAACCATCCGGGACCGGCTCGCCGTCCTGAATGCCGAGCGGCGCGGCGAGGGCCGTCCGCAATTGCGGATCACCCTGGCGCTGCATGCCGGCGAGGTTCTGGTCGGCGTCTTCGATGACGGCCACCGGGCCGAGTTCACCGTGCTGGGCACCCCGATGAACCGCCTCGCCCGGATCGAGGCCCGGGCCAAGGCCGCGAACCTGACGCTCGCGGCCTCCGATGCGGTGATCCACCTCCTCAGCCCGGGCATCCGCTCCGGCCTCCGCCTCGACGGCATGCCGCCCTCGGAATGCCGCGACACCCGCGACCTGACCCTGTACGCGGTGACCTGGGACGACGAGGCCGACCCCGCGATGGCCGCGGCACCGGCCGGGCCACCGCCGTTCCTGATGCCGTGA
- a CDS encoding MmcB family DNA repair protein — translation MSAALANVILPPDRRQSATALQIQRGVRRLFAELGHVTIPEFSLANGRRADVIALCPAGRLTIVEIKSSVADFRADRKWPDYRDYCDRFYFAIPETLSTTLTPEDAGLIVADAFGAAILRDPADHALSGARRKAVTLRFAHSAARLLHALADPGAIREGAL, via the coding sequence ATGTCAGCAGCCCTCGCGAACGTCATCCTGCCCCCCGACCGGCGCCAGTCGGCCACGGCGCTCCAGATCCAGCGCGGCGTCCGGCGGCTGTTTGCCGAACTCGGGCACGTCACGATCCCGGAATTCTCCCTGGCCAACGGCCGGCGGGCGGACGTCATCGCCCTCTGCCCGGCCGGGCGCCTGACCATCGTGGAGATCAAGTCGAGCGTGGCGGATTTCCGGGCCGACCGGAAATGGCCGGATTACCGCGACTACTGCGACCGCTTCTACTTCGCGATTCCCGAGACGCTCTCCACCACCCTGACCCCGGAGGATGCCGGCCTCATCGTCGCCGACGCCTTCGGCGCCGCGATCCTGCGCGACCCGGCCGACCATGCCCTGAGCGGCGCCCGCCGCAAGGCCGTGACCCTGCGCTTCGCCCACAGCGCCGCGCGCCTGCTGCACGCGCTCGCCGATCCCGGCGCCATCCGCGAAGGCGCGCTCTGA
- a CDS encoding DedA family protein, producing the protein MDFDALRASTLAFVEANQGWTPLIVGVLAFCESLAFLSLLVPATFLLLGIGAMMGAVGIPFWPVMLAGALGAALGDWLSYEFGHHYKDGAKQMWPMRRYPTLVARAEDFCRKWGAGGIVIGRFIGPARAVVPLIAGVFGVKRLPFQIANVTSALAWAFLMLAPGAGILSYFKG; encoded by the coding sequence ATGGATTTCGACGCCCTCCGCGCCAGCACCCTCGCCTTCGTGGAAGCGAACCAGGGCTGGACGCCGCTCATCGTCGGCGTGCTCGCCTTCTGCGAATCCCTGGCCTTCCTGTCGCTCCTGGTGCCGGCGACCTTCCTGCTCCTCGGCATCGGCGCCATGATGGGGGCGGTCGGCATCCCGTTCTGGCCGGTGATGCTGGCCGGCGCCCTCGGCGCGGCGCTGGGCGACTGGCTCTCCTACGAGTTCGGGCACCACTACAAGGACGGCGCCAAGCAGATGTGGCCGATGCGGCGCTACCCCACCCTCGTCGCCCGCGCGGAGGACTTCTGCCGCAAGTGGGGGGCCGGCGGCATCGTGATCGGCCGCTTCATCGGGCCCGCCCGGGCCGTGGTGCCGCTGATCGCCGGGGTGTTCGGGGTCAAGCGGCTGCCGTTCCAGATCGCCAACGTGACCTCGGCCCTGGCCTGGGCCTTCCTGATGCTGGCGCCGGGGGCCGGGATCCTGAGCTACTTCAAGGGTTGA